TTGAGGTAATAATATGTGAAAGGCCGTTCCCTTCCCCACTTCACTTTCAACATTGACAATTCCATTATGTTCTTTAATTATTTTAAAACTAACCATTAGGCCTAAGCCAGTCCCACGGTCTTTCGTTGTATAAAATGGTTCTCCCAAGCGATTTAATTTTTCATCGGACATTCCTATGCCCTCATCGATAATCGAGATGGAGATATATTTCTGATCTTTTTGATTTACTTTCACATAAATATGTCCACCTTTTGGCATCGCCTCAATGGCATTTTTAATAATATTAATAAAAACTTGTTTTAATTGATTTCCTTCTGCATAAATTTCCGGTAAATCAACCTCAGCTTTAAGCTTCAGTAGCACATTATGCATCGTTGCTTGAGCGTTTAATAATTCAATCGTTTCCTGCAGAATTTTCGTTATATTAGCCTTTTTATACTGAATAGCTTGAGGTTTTGCCAAGATTAAAAACTCAGTAATTATGGATTCAATTCGACTTAATTCCGTCGTAATTACATTAAAGTACATCCCATACTCGTCTTCCAAATCACTTTCTAGAAGTTGGATAAATCCTTTTAATGCGGTCATCGGATTCCGTATTTCATGAGCTATTCCAGCAGCTAATTCCCCAACAATATTTAATGTATCCGATTTCTTTAATTTCTCTTGAATTTCTATTTCTTCTGTCAAATCACGAATAATCGTTAAATGAAGTTGCGAATTAATATGCATTTTGGTTGACACTTCAAAATAATAGTTCCGATCATTCCTCTTGACAGAAACAATCGAATTTCCTTTCCCCTCTTCTGCTGTCTTTTTCCAATGCATCATCACTTCCTCATTATGACTAATTCGTTCAAACACTCGAATATCACGTCCAATTAGCTGTTCTCTTGTCCATTTTAATATTTTACAGACAGAGGGATTCACATCGACAATTTTGTAGTTTTGATTCCACAAAATCATCCCATCAACCGTCCCTTTAAATACTTTCCGAAATCTTTTCTCACTCTTTCTTAACTGACGTTCGATTTCATATCGTTCACTTATATTTCTGAATATACTAATACTATAGCCGTCTTCAGAATGGAGTTTTATTGTAAATTCAAGATGCTTTTTTTGGCCATTTGGCATTAGAAAGTGAAGGTCCTCCCTTACCTCCCCATTTTCATTTAATTTATGGGTGGTATCTATAAATTTTTGATCCTGTTTATTTAAAATAAAATCAGAAATTTTTTTATTTATTAGCTCCTCCATTGTACATTCAAAAATCTTTAAGGCAGAATCATTCGCTTTGATCGCGTGACCATCCTTATCCCAAAATACAATTCCATCAATCGCCTCATTAAATAGGGCCTCGAACATTTTCTCGCTTTTTTCTAAATTCATTTTCATTTGACGTTGTAATGTAATATCTTTAAGAATCACCATATTGATTCCATCTTGAACATTCCGACTTAAAGTAAATTCAGCCACAATATAGCTGTCATTTTGAGCAATGGGGATTTCCCCACATAGCCTCCCTCCTTTGCGGAACAATTTTGCAAACCGTTTAAATTCATGGTGAAATTCATTAGGGATTAACGATTGAATGGGGGATGATTCTATTTCCTTTATATCCATATTCACAATGTTGGAAAAGGCAGGATTTACATACAAAATCATTCCATCTTGATCAAATAAAATAACCCCGTCTGTTATATGCTGGAAAATATCTTTAATATTAAATGTCGCAAATAGTTGGTTTTCACTTATTTCCTTCTTTTCCACCACTTCATTTATATAACAAATATCTAACTTCATTTCGACCTCGCGATGAATGGTCAAATGAACATATTTACAACTCCTGTCCTTTAACTTCATAAACATCTCCCCTTTGAAATGAGGGCGAACTTCTAAGCAGTCGAATGTAGCTGCTTGTATGGATGGAAATAAATCATTCCACTTCATTGAATTTAATTCTTCTTCATTGTAGAGTGTAAAAGTTTCTGCTGCCTTATTAGCCAGGACGATATTTGACTGAAAATCTTTTACTACTATTGCCTCACTTGATCCTTCTATTATTTTTGGTAATAATTGTACAAGTTTTCCTTGGTCATCATGAAAAACCGCTGATCCGCAAGTACATTGGCAACTTCTAAACACTCTTTCTCCTCCTAAAATGATTTTTTCTTTTCTATGGAATTGTGTATAATAGTAAAGTTCCTTTATCTGAATTTTGATGAAATGACCTTCAATTAGTGGGGGCTTTGTTAATCCCCCACTGAACGTAAGTATGAATCTACTATAAAAATACCAGTTTTAACGAGGAAGCAAACGGGTAACATGATTGAAAGCATAAAGTAAAACTTCATTTAGTGGGGGCTCCATCCCCCACTGAATGTTAGTTGAACTTGCCGCTCTATAGTACACCATGTCTTGTGGCATTGGCTGGCAAGTCACATCCTTTTCGTTGTCGGACCTTGCTGGGCAGTTATCCTTCACTATCTTCTTTGGTTCTTCATCATTTGCGGTGGAGGTTTTACTGTCCGTTAAGGCGGGAGAAAAAATGAACATGAGGAATCCTCCTAAACCTTTATTGAAAGTCAATGGATCAGTTGTATAGTCAAAACTATAGGTGGTTATGAGCGAAGCCACATGAGATCGCTTTCTGAATATAGGCTCCATTTATGAACCTATTTCATAAAAAAATGCTCAACCCCTGTTCTAAAAAGGTGATAAGAATGACAAAACGTAATTTTTATTTTGATAATGCAAAGTTTATTTTGATTTTTTTCGTGGTGTTTGGACATCTAATCCAGTCATATATACATGACGATTCCATTTTTTTCACAATTTATACAACTATTTATATGTTTCATATGCCTGCCTTTATTTTAATGTCAGGATTTTTCGCCAAAAATTTTCACAAAAAAGGATATGTAATGAAGCTATTAAAAAAATTATTACTTCCTTACTTTTTATTCCAAATAACCTATACGATCTATTACTATTTTCTATACGATCAAAATTCGTTAGAGCTTGAACCATTGATCCCTAACTGGTCCCTTTGGTTTTTACTCAGTTTATTCTTCTGGAATATTCTGCTCATATTATTTGTGAAACTTTTAAACTTACGGCCAGCCGTTTCATTATTACTTGCATTTTTATTGGGATTAGCTGTTGGGTGTTTGAATGTCCCACTTGACTTTCTAAGTTTTTCTCGTACTTTTGTATTTTTTCCATTCTTTTTACTAGGTTATTATTTGAAGAAAAAACATTTCACTCGATTATTTTCAAACAAAGTTCGGTTTCTAAACTTTTGTTTTATACTTTGTTTGTCTTCAACTATTTACTTTATACCAGAAGCGAACGAAAAATGGTTACTAGGCTCAATGCCTTATAATGAATTTGATACGAGCAATTTACTCGGAATCCTAATAAGAGCCGGACTATACATTTTGAATTTGATGATGATCGCATGTTTCTTTACATTTGTACCGAAAAAGCAGTTTTTCTTTACAAATTGGGGGAAAAATACATTATACGTATATTTATTACACGGCTTTTTCATCAAAGCCTTTAGAGAAAGTGAAATTAAAGATTCATTCGAATCCATTGTTTTATTATTAATTGTATCCCTCCTTATCACGGTATTTTTATCTAGTAAATTCATGACGACCATTGCACAACCCGTTATTGAATTAAGATTAGGTAAATTAAAGAGATGTTTTCATCAGATAAGGAAAAAGTTACATTATATTGAGAGTTAAAATCCTTTCAATTTTTCCACATATTTTGATATAATTCGAAAAAAATGATTAAATTCCTGCATAAAGGGGTATATTTCTTACCCCTTTTTTATGTGTTAAGAATTGGAACTCGCTGTTTTCTTGATATTTCTAACAAAAGAGTGAAAAATACTATATAGAACCCCCTTTGTACAACGTAATAGTTCGAAAATAATGTTACAGGAAAATGAATCCATCTATATGATAATAGACGATTCCCTGTAAATCCAGATGATAAGATAAGAGGGATTAATATAAAAGGAGATTATATACATGAACGTGGTTGTTAGTACGCTAAATGCTAAATTTATTCATACGAACTTAGCGATCCGCTATTTAAAAGCGTATGCAGAACCAGATTATAAACTATTGATAACTGAATATACGATTAAAGACCCAGTGATCAATATTGTGACAGATCTTTATCAAAAAAAGCCTGATGTGATTGGCTTCAGCTGTTACATATGGAATATAGAAGAAACAATAAAGGTCATTCAAATGCTTCGAAAGATCATGCCTAATGTGGTCATAATATTAGGTGGGCCTGAGGTGACATATGATGTTCCCGATTGGCTTAAAAAAATTCCAGAAATTGATTTCATTGTCATTGGCGAAGGAGAGCAAACATTTAAACAATTATTAGATGAATTAAGTGGAGAACAAAAGTTTGAACAAATTTCTGGAATCGGCTACATGAAAAATGGACAAACGCAAATTAATCCGCAAAGGAATAAACTTGATTTGCGGGAAATGCCTTCACCTTTCCGTTTTGAAGAAGATTTATCCCAGCTTTCTAAAAGAGTGACATATATAGAAACAAGTCGTGGCTGTCCTTTCAGTTGCCAATTTTGTCTATCTTCTATTGAGGTTGGTGTCCGTTACTTTAACCGTGAAAAAATTAAAGAGGATATTCGCTTTTTAATGAAGCACGGGGCAAAAACGATTAAATTTGTTGATAGAACTTTTAATATAAGCCGTAGCTATGCGATGGATATATTCCAATTTTTAATTGATGAGCATTTACCTGGGACGGTCTTTCAATTTGAAATAACAGCCGATATTATGCGTCCAGAAGTGATCGACTTTTTGAATAGAGAAGCCCCACCCGGATTGTTTCGTTTCGAAATTGGAGTACAATCAACAAATGATTTGACGAATGAATTAGTTATGCGTAAACAAAATTTCAAGAAATTAACTCGAACCGTCAATATGGTGAAGGAAGGAAAGAAAATCGATCAGCATTTAGATTTAATTGCAGGTTTGCCCGAGGAAGATTATCATTCTTTTCGTAAGACATTTAATGATGTGTTTGCATTAAGACCTGAAGAATTACAGCTTGGCTTTTTAAAAATGCTTCGAGGTACAGGTCTTCGCATCCGTGCTAGAGAACACGATTACATTTATATGGATCATTCACCATATGAGATACTACAAAACAACGTCCTATCCTTTGAAGACATTATTAAAATTAAACAAGTGGAAGATGTATTAGAAAAATATTGGAATGATCATCGCATGGATCAAACTATTGAATATTTAGTAAGTGATGAGTTCGATACCCCATTTGATTTCTTCCAATCTTTTGGAACTTATTGGGAAGGTCAAGGATGGTCTAAAATTGGTCACCAAATGGAGGATCTATTTAAACGTCTATTACATTACATTGAAACAAAGGGATCCGAGAATCTCCCTATTATTAAAGGTCTATTAAAATACGATTATTTAATGAAGCATCGGTATAAACCACGCAAAACATGGTGGGAACCGACATTAAGTAAAAAAGAACGAAGCATGATGTATAAGCAAATATTACACCGTCCTGAATCACTGGGAGAATCATTTGCAACATTAAAATTTTCGGAAAAAGAGTTATTTAAGCACACCGTCATAGAGAAATTTCCATTTGACATTCATACTTACTTGACCAATCGGAAAATAGTATGCCAACCAAGTTATGTATTAGTCTATTATGAAATTTCTACTGGGAATCCAGTCGCTTTCTTCGTGCCTGATGAACTAGAAAACTATATAGCATTTTAGCTATGTGAAGGTAGGATAAAAGCCTGGGAAATGGGGGAACTTCCATTTCTCAGGCTTATTTTTAAGGTGAACAGTCCTTATATATTACAGGTTATCATGAATTTAGAATTCTGTTCCCAAACATCATTTACAATCTTTATCCTTTTTCTTATATTTTGTTTGATTTTTCAATGTAACCTCATAAAGCTTTGCAGTGTTTACATCGCCAAATTCCATTCCATATTCTTCTTGATCTTGTTTTTTCTCCCTCATTATGCTCGTCCTTTTCTGCCTTGTTTGGAATTACGATTACCATGCTTCGCATTATTTTCACCATGTGTGAATTCAGCTGAAAACTCACTTTCTTGAATATTTTTCTTAGGTGTTTTGCTGTATTTTTCCACCGCATGATGTTCCGCTTTTCTCTTCGCCATGATGACTCCTCCTTCATAAAGGATAGTCTTATCATGGCTATTAATGAAAAAATTATGCCCCTTAAAGCTTTGCTTTCGTTATCCGATACTCACTCGTTCTTTTGGATAATGATATTTAGAAACCTTTTCTCTGCCCCCAATCATAAATAAGAAGGAAAGAATACCGACACGACCGATAAACATTAAAACGATCAGCACAAGCTTTCCAACAACTGTTAATTCATCGGTAATTCCCAAAGATAAACCACATGTACCAAAAGCAGAAGCGACTTCGAAAATAATCTCAATCAATTCGTGATCTTCTGTCACTAATAAAATTAGAGTAGCAGTCAAAAAGATGGAGACGGCCATAATTGTTACCGCAATAGAACGCATAATATCAATTTCATGAATTTCTCTTTTGAAAATTTTTATATCCCGACGTCCTCTTGCAAAGTTCATGACAAATAACATATTCAATGCAAAAGTAGTTGTCCGAATCCCTCCTCCAACCGAACTTGGTGAGGCACCGATAAACATTAATACACTCATAACAAGTAATGTCGGTGTAGAGAATACATTCGGATCAACCGTTGCTAACCCCGCACTTCTTACTGTAACCGATTGAAACAATGAATAAAATAATGCCTCATGCCATGTTTTATCTAGGAAAAATAACTGATTTTCAATTAGAAAGATCAGAATCGCTCCAACTACTAATAAAATGCCAAAAAATAATGTCGTGATTTTCGTGTAAAGTGAAAAATAAAATTTTTGATGATCATTTCGGTGAAAAATATATTCTTTTGTTTCCACCAATACTGGAAAACCAATAGCCCCAGCAATAATTAATAGCATGGTAATGAACTGAACAAAATAATCATCAGCAAAATCAATCAATGAATTTCCCGTTATATCAAACCCAGCATTTGTTGTGGCACTTACAGAACTAAAAAGTCCATGTAAAAAAGCCTCATACCAAACAGGATAGTAATTTAAGTAATAAATCCCTAATACAACAGCTCCGATCAGTTCGATCGTAATTACAATCCTAAAAATTTTCAATAATAATTGAACAAGTCCTGATAAGGAAGTTTGATTTTGATCAAGCATAATTAATCTACGTTCTTTTAATCCAATTTTCTTCCCCATAATCATCCAAAAAACGGTGCCAAGCGTCATAATCCCCACTCCACCAAACTGCAATACAAACATGAGTAGAAAAATTCCTGTTGTCGAAAATGTATCTACAATCGAGATCGTTGATAAACCCGTTACACTAACAGCACTTACTGCAGTAAATAAAGCATCGATAAAAGTCCACTCTACTCCTGGTTTTAAGGCCACAGGGAGGCTTAGCAACAGTGTAGAAACTGTAATCGCGATTAAATAATAACTTACGAAAACCTGTGCTGGAACCAATTTTTTCATATGTTTACGTATATTTTTCTGCATAATGATTCCTATTCCCTTTCCATTTGTCGTCCCATTCTATGATAAAGAAAATCCTACTAATTTTAAAGGTCAATTTTTTTCATTATGTCTAACATGATTGAACAAGCTTTTCCAGTTATGAATCGTCCTTTATTAGCGAAAAATAACCATATTCATTAATAAAGTGAAACTTCTCTCAGTGGGGGGTTTTACTGCCCGTTAAGGCGGGATCAAATGAAATCTCATTCAGTGGGTTTTCACATTAGGGGTGGGAATTAAAAAATACTAGGAGTGATCAACATGGCAAATAGCCGAAATAAATTATTAGTCCCAGGGATTGAACAATATTTAGACTCTGTAAAATATGAGATTGCCCAAGAATTTGGAGTACAACTGGGATCAAGTACTGCTGCACGTGCGAACGGTTCAGTCGGTGGTGAAATAACAAAACGACTCGTACAACAAGCACAAGCACAATTAAATGGACAAGATCCTTTCAAATAAAATTTTTTGAAAAAGGAAACTAATTTGAGGCAGTCATATAGGTAGACTGCCCTATTTCCTTATTTATCGTAATGCATTCAAACTTGTCCAAAAAGAAAAGACCTCCTTGAGGGAAGAATGCCTTAAAAGAAGTCTTTAATATCATTAATAACTTTCACTAGTTTGTGCTCTTTTTTTCGAAAAGAAATACCCACCAAGTGCAATAGCGATTAATACGACCCAGAAGGTGATTTTCCAAGCAAATGTTTCTGGAAAATGCTCATTTAATATTTGTACTTCTGGATGTGCGAGGGTAAATACCGCCAATTTCACGCCAACCCAGCCAACAATCATAAAGGCAGCTGACTCCAGTGTCGGATATTTCTGCAACACTCGAACAAACCATGTTGCCGCAAATCTCATGATGATAAGACCTATAATCCCACCAAGGAACATCACTAAAAATTGACCTCCGTCAATACCACCTATATGGAACCATCCTGTCGGGCTCAATGTTACAGCTAAAGCAACCGCTGCTAACATGGAGTCAATTGCAAAGGCAATATCCGCCACTTCTACTTTTAATACGGTCATCCAAAATGACGAACCTTTCAGTTCCTTATGTTCTTTATGTTCTCCTTCTCCGCCTTTCCATCTTTTATAAAAATGATTCAACGTAATAAAGAACAAATACAATGCACCAATTGCCTGCACTTGCCATACATTAACTAGAAAGGAAATGAGAAATAAAGCTACAAAGCGGAAAATAAATGCTCCAAATAATCCATAAAACAAGGCTTTTTTCTGCTTTTCCTTTGGTAAGTGCTTTACCATAACTGCCATTACGACAGCATTATCTGCGGCTAGTATTCCCTCTAGCCCAATTAAAATTAATAAGACCCAACCATACTCTAATAAGATTGAAAAATCCACAAGCGATCTCCTCCCTAATATCTTTATCTTTTCTAATAACTCTTGTTGTAAAGCCGGTAAAAAACAACAAAAAAGACCTTTGCCTTGTACCGGCAAAGGTCTTGCTGAACATGAGATCATGTCAACAAAGCCGATGAGAAGAATCTCATGAATTGACGACTTTGTTTTAGGCATTAGCCTAACGCTACTCCCCTTTGACTGTGAAAGTCGGGTATTAATTTGTTATTCATAGTATAGCGAAAAGCGTTTCATTTGTAAACCATTATTTTTACCGTCTTGTTTTTTTTCTTTTGTTCATTCTTCGAGTTTCTTTATCAAAAAAACTATAAATGATCGGAACAATATACAAAGTTAAAAATGTACTACTAATTAATCCACCGATTACAGTAATTCCCATTGGCTGATTTAATTCGGTCCCTTCACCAATTCCAAGTGCTATCGGTACTAGACCTAA
The nucleotide sequence above comes from Oikeobacillus pervagus. Encoded proteins:
- a CDS encoding acyltransferase family protein, whose translation is MTKRNFYFDNAKFILIFFVVFGHLIQSYIHDDSIFFTIYTTIYMFHMPAFILMSGFFAKNFHKKGYVMKLLKKLLLPYFLFQITYTIYYYFLYDQNSLELEPLIPNWSLWFLLSLFFWNILLILFVKLLNLRPAVSLLLAFLLGLAVGCLNVPLDFLSFSRTFVFFPFFLLGYYLKKKHFTRLFSNKVRFLNFCFILCLSSTIYFIPEANEKWLLGSMPYNEFDTSNLLGILIRAGLYILNLMMIACFFTFVPKKQFFFTNWGKNTLYVYLLHGFFIKAFRESEIKDSFESIVLLLIVSLLITVFLSSKFMTTIAQPVIELRLGKLKRCFHQIRKKLHYIES
- a CDS encoding TrkH family potassium uptake protein; protein product: MQKNIRKHMKKLVPAQVFVSYYLIAITVSTLLLSLPVALKPGVEWTFIDALFTAVSAVSVTGLSTISIVDTFSTTGIFLLMFVLQFGGVGIMTLGTVFWMIMGKKIGLKERRLIMLDQNQTSLSGLVQLLLKIFRIVITIELIGAVVLGIYYLNYYPVWYEAFLHGLFSSVSATTNAGFDITGNSLIDFADDYFVQFITMLLIIAGAIGFPVLVETKEYIFHRNDHQKFYFSLYTKITTLFFGILLVVGAILIFLIENQLFFLDKTWHEALFYSLFQSVTVRSAGLATVDPNVFSTPTLLVMSVLMFIGASPSSVGGGIRTTTFALNMLFVMNFARGRRDIKIFKREIHEIDIMRSIAVTIMAVSIFLTATLILLVTEDHELIEIIFEVASAFGTCGLSLGITDELTVVGKLVLIVLMFIGRVGILSFLFMIGGREKVSKYHYPKERVSIG
- a CDS encoding PAS domain S-box protein; this translates as MFRSCQCTCGSAVFHDDQGKLVQLLPKIIEGSSEAIVVKDFQSNIVLANKAAETFTLYNEEELNSMKWNDLFPSIQAATFDCLEVRPHFKGEMFMKLKDRSCKYVHLTIHREVEMKLDICYINEVVEKKEISENQLFATFNIKDIFQHITDGVILFDQDGMILYVNPAFSNIVNMDIKEIESSPIQSLIPNEFHHEFKRFAKLFRKGGRLCGEIPIAQNDSYIVAEFTLSRNVQDGINMVILKDITLQRQMKMNLEKSEKMFEALFNEAIDGIVFWDKDGHAIKANDSALKIFECTMEELINKKISDFILNKQDQKFIDTTHKLNENGEVREDLHFLMPNGQKKHLEFTIKLHSEDGYSISIFRNISERYEIERQLRKSEKRFRKVFKGTVDGMILWNQNYKIVDVNPSVCKILKWTREQLIGRDIRVFERISHNEEVMMHWKKTAEEGKGNSIVSVKRNDRNYYFEVSTKMHINSQLHLTIIRDLTEEIEIQEKLKKSDTLNIVGELAAGIAHEIRNPMTALKGFIQLLESDLEDEYGMYFNVITTELSRIESIITEFLILAKPQAIQYKKANITKILQETIELLNAQATMHNVLLKLKAEVDLPEIYAEGNQLKQVFINIIKNAIEAMPKGGHIYVKVNQKDQKYISISIIDEGIGMSDEKLNRLGEPFYTTKDRGTGLGLMVSFKIIKEHNGIVNVESEVGKGTAFHILLPQHLS
- a CDS encoding B12-binding domain-containing radical SAM protein translates to MNVVVSTLNAKFIHTNLAIRYLKAYAEPDYKLLITEYTIKDPVINIVTDLYQKKPDVIGFSCYIWNIEETIKVIQMLRKIMPNVVIILGGPEVTYDVPDWLKKIPEIDFIVIGEGEQTFKQLLDELSGEQKFEQISGIGYMKNGQTQINPQRNKLDLREMPSPFRFEEDLSQLSKRVTYIETSRGCPFSCQFCLSSIEVGVRYFNREKIKEDIRFLMKHGAKTIKFVDRTFNISRSYAMDIFQFLIDEHLPGTVFQFEITADIMRPEVIDFLNREAPPGLFRFEIGVQSTNDLTNELVMRKQNFKKLTRTVNMVKEGKKIDQHLDLIAGLPEEDYHSFRKTFNDVFALRPEELQLGFLKMLRGTGLRIRAREHDYIYMDHSPYEILQNNVLSFEDIIKIKQVEDVLEKYWNDHRMDQTIEYLVSDEFDTPFDFFQSFGTYWEGQGWSKIGHQMEDLFKRLLHYIETKGSENLPIIKGLLKYDYLMKHRYKPRKTWWEPTLSKKERSMMYKQILHRPESLGESFATLKFSEKELFKHTVIEKFPFDIHTYLTNRKIVCQPSYVLVYYEISTGNPVAFFVPDELENYIAF
- a CDS encoding alpha/beta-type small acid-soluble spore protein, with amino-acid sequence MANSRNKLLVPGIEQYLDSVKYEIAQEFGVQLGSSTAARANGSVGGEITKRLVQQAQAQLNGQDPFK
- a CDS encoding TerC family protein codes for the protein MDFSILLEYGWVLLILIGLEGILAADNAVVMAVMVKHLPKEKQKKALFYGLFGAFIFRFVALFLISFLVNVWQVQAIGALYLFFITLNHFYKRWKGGEGEHKEHKELKGSSFWMTVLKVEVADIAFAIDSMLAAVALAVTLSPTGWFHIGGIDGGQFLVMFLGGIIGLIIMRFAATWFVRVLQKYPTLESAAFMIVGWVGVKLAVFTLAHPEVQILNEHFPETFAWKITFWVVLIAIALGGYFFSKKRAQTSESY